The genomic segment TAGGCTGTGCAGCGCGGGCATGGACGCCCGAGCTGATGGCTGACATCCTTGCTCGTCTACTGACAGGCCCAGAGGAGTCGATGGCCGCAGGTCATGGTCCCGGTCTGCTCGCCCGTGCTTTTTTGCAGGATCGGGCTCTTGTCACCTCCCTGAATCAGTTGATTCAAGGCTCCGAAGGAAAAGCTCTCTTCAGAGATTATTGCCTGCGGAGTCGCCCACTCCGGGAACTGGCGGAGGAGGCTTTCCACCGCATTCTCGATGGCTATTTGCAGGTCATCTTGCAGGCTCCACCCTCAGAGATACAGCGGGACCAGATTCATGACTGTGTGAGTTGTATTGTGCAGGGATTTCGGGGCGGAAAATTCACCGAAACAGACCTTTTGAGTTTGATCACGGGACTGCGTTCTGTGGAAGCTCGGCAAGCTCTCGTCCAAGATGCAGGGAAACAGTGGGGCCCAAAGCTGCAAACGGCACTTCGCACCCTTTTTCAAAACTCTCCAAAAGCTGCTGTTCAGTAATCCGGGACATGGTCAGTTGCGAGGTGGTGCGGCCTGTGGCATAGGGCAATCCACAGCTTTTTTATGGTCACCAAACTCCTTCACACCCGCTATCGCGTGAACGATCTGAGCAAAACGGTCTCGTTTTACAAAGACGTGCTCGGCCTGGAAGAGATCAAACGGCACAAGTCCCCGCGTGGTTCGGAACTGGTCTTCCTGAAGACCCCGAACAGCGATGAGCTCATCGAAATTTGCTCCTTTCCCGCCAGCGGCCCCGTCACCCTTGGGCCGGATGTCACCCACCTGGCCTTTGAGGTGGAAGATTTGGAGGCCTTTGCCAAACACGCGGAGGAAAAAGGCTATCCCCTTTCAGATGGGCCTACGGAAAGCTCCAGCGGCACGTTTGCATTCATAGATGCCCCGGAGGGCTATGAAATAGAACTGATCCAATATCGGAAATAGGAGCGAAAGTGGATGCTCTCATGGCGTTGATGCTCAATAGATAACAAATTATGGACTTCGACTGGCTTGGCGTTGCTTTTGACCTCACGAAACTGCCTCCCAAGGATATTGAGGAGTCATTTGAGGATCCTTTTTCGCTGAAGCTGCTGCCCGATGACAATGGCGACGGCACCAGCGCCCGTTATTATAATCTCGGCAAAGCCCTGAGCGGCCGGGCCGTGTTTGGAGTTTTCTGGACAGACGGCAAGCGTTACCGGGTCATTTATGCCCGTGACATGACGCATACCGAGGCGGACTTTTTCGAGCGCAAAAAAGCTGAGGACATGTAACCATGGAAGCACCACGACGCAAAGTTGAGACCACGCAGATCCCCCGGTTCAGTGATGAACTGCCGGCCATCCATGCGTGGAAGGAGGTGCCGGCCTTTGACACGGCCGAGGCCGAGGGCCAGTTCTGGGCGGCGCATCAGGTGGATCCCCGCCTCATGCAGATGTCCATTCACCGGTCGGACGTACGCGAATCCACCACCATCACCCTGCGGTTTGATCCGCGCATGCTCAGCCGCATCAAGCGCATCGCCCGCCGCCGCTACCTGAACTATCAGAGCATGATCAAGCAGTGGCTCAGCGAACGGATGGAGCAGGAAATGCGCGAGTAGTTCGGGGTTGAGCCAAGCGGCAGATGGGCTATGGCAGCCCATGGTCGCTGCCCTTTCCTCCTTGCTTGTCCGCCTCACCTCCCAGCGCTGGCTTTGGTGGCTGGGGGGGGGCATTTGGGGCGTGGTCCTGTTCACGCTTTCTTCGCGGAGCAGGCTGCCCACCGGGCCGGAGATTCCGTTTCAGGACAAGATCGTCCACTTCCTCTACTTCAGCGGTGGTGGTTTCTGCTTTGCGCTGGCTTTGTTTCTTCCGCAGGTGCCTTTGCGGGGCCGCTGGGTCTGGCTGGCAGCCGGGGCTGCCTTTGGCGCTGTCATCGGCGCGGTGGATGAGTATCACCAGACCTTCACTCCGGGGCGCAGCGGCAATGACCTGGGCGACTGGCTGGCCGATTTCACCGGAGCCAGCACCGGGGCACTGGTAGCGTGGGTCTTCCTGGCCTGGATCAGGCGGCAGAACGGGAAGTCACCTGCATGAATCTCGCAGAAGCGATCACCAGCGGTGTCCAAAACAGCAACGGCTCATAGCGGGCGACGCTGATCAGCGCCCAGACGCTGTCACCGTCGAAAAGCAGGCCAGTGAGACCAAAGCCGCTCAGCATCAGCCAGGCAGGCTCTCCGTTCCGGGCCAGGAAATACGCTCTTTTAAGGCCCCAGGTGGCCAGCGCCAGCAGGCCGAGAATGCCCGGCAGCCCGCCATGAACGAAGGTGTCCCAAAAGACGCCGTGCAGATGCTCAGGATACCAGTGCAGGGAGCAGGACCAGCAGTCATCATCTGCCCACATACCCTTGCCCAGCAACCAGTCCTGCCAGGTGGTCATGCAGCCGATCGCAGCGGCGTAAATCAGAAAACGTCCGTTGTCAGACCGCGCCATCGCCTTCTGCATGGGATTGGAGGAAACCACACTGTCGCCCAATTCCAGCGAGGCGGCCGATTCATTGGCGATCCCACGGCGTTTCAGGGCATCCTTGGCGGCTAGGTCGGCGATCAGGGGGGCGGAGATTTGGAACAGGGCCAGGATACCAGCCAGGACAGCCACGGGCCGCCACCCGCGCCTCCAACCGATGACAACAAACAGCATGAGATGCGCTGCCAGAAGGGCAAAGAGGGCACCGCGGCTCAGCGTCAGCACCGTGGCGGCATCCAGCAGCACCAGGGCCAGCAGCCAGCGGCGGCGGTTGCGCGTTCCAGTGGCGGCCATCCAGCCACTGGCGGCCCAGCAGGCGGCGAAACCAAAGGTGAGGCCGGAATTGACCGAGTTCCACCCGCCATAGACAAACCAATTGCGCAGCCGTGCGCCAAAGACGG from the Prosthecobacter algae genome contains:
- a CDS encoding BrnT family toxin; protein product: MDFDWLGVAFDLTKLPPKDIEESFEDPFSLKLLPDDNGDGTSARYYNLGKALSGRAVFGVFWTDGKRYRVIYARDMTHTEADFFERKKAEDM
- a CDS encoding VanZ family protein; this encodes MVAALSSLLVRLTSQRWLWWLGGGIWGVVLFTLSSRSRLPTGPEIPFQDKIVHFLYFSGGGFCFALALFLPQVPLRGRWVWLAAGAAFGAVIGAVDEYHQTFTPGRSGNDLGDWLADFTGASTGALVAWVFLAWIRRQNGKSPA
- a CDS encoding VOC family protein is translated as MVTKLLHTRYRVNDLSKTVSFYKDVLGLEEIKRHKSPRGSELVFLKTPNSDELIEICSFPASGPVTLGPDVTHLAFEVEDLEAFAKHAEEKGYPLSDGPTESSSGTFAFIDAPEGYEIELIQYRK
- a CDS encoding O-antigen ligase family protein; this encodes MPERPPLSAVGATTWRLNDPTEVMAGDQAFSWRQSLLLANMAGFLGGYFVMYNQWLQLTWGLVLAVLWMLAGGHADLAEALKRDRWMQGVAALWSLLLLRSSIFDSPGAALSTLWLGWGNSLLLLGFLLTLWQAAKRADAVMALGKPLVAMAAVAACVSLGVFYTVHPEAVFGARLRNWFVYGGWNSVNSGLTFGFAACWAASGWMAATGTRNRRRWLLALVLLDAATVLTLSRGALFALLAAHLMLFVVIGWRRGWRPVAVLAGILALFQISAPLIADLAAKDALKRRGIANESAASLELGDSVVSSNPMQKAMARSDNGRFLIYAAAIGCMTTWQDWLLGKGMWADDDCWSCSLHWYPEHLHGVFWDTFVHGGLPGILGLLALATWGLKRAYFLARNGEPAWLMLSGFGLTGLLFDGDSVWALISVARYEPLLFWTPLVIASARFMQVTSRSAA
- a CDS encoding CopG family antitoxin, encoding MEAPRRKVETTQIPRFSDELPAIHAWKEVPAFDTAEAEGQFWAAHQVDPRLMQMSIHRSDVRESTTITLRFDPRMLSRIKRIARRRYLNYQSMIKQWLSERMEQEMRE